Within the Pseudomonas fulva genome, the region GCGCCTGGAAACCCGCACCAGCCGCGTCACGCGCCGCGACTACGATTTCGAGAAGCCGAGGCTGCAGCTCGAAGCGGCCTACAAGCCCAGCGGCGAAAGCAGCGAGCCGGATCTTGAAGACTACGATTACCCCGGCCGTTACGTTGAGCGCACCCGTGGCAAGTTCCTCAGCCAACGGGCGCTGGAGAGGCACCGCGCGGACTATCAGCAGGCCGAGGGCTGGGGCGATCAGACCCGCCTGGTGAGTGGCCATTTCCTGGAGCTTTCCGAACACCCGCGCAGTGAATGGAACGACCTGTGGCTGCTGACCGAGATCTTCCACGAAGGCAAACAGCCGCAAGTGCTGGAAGAGTCCATCAGCAGCGACACGACCAATAACAAGGACGATTTCCACCAGGGCTACCGCAACCGTTTTCTCGCCACGCCTTGGGCGGTGATGTACCGACCCGCGCTGCTGCACCCCAAGCCGCGCGTGCTGGGTAGCCAGACGGCCGTGGTAACAGGGCCTGCCGGCGAAGAGATCCACTGCGACCAATATGGGCGCGTAAAGGTACAGTTCCACTGGGATCGAGAAGGCCAGGCGGATGACAAGACCAGTTGCTGGATGCGCGTTTCCAGCGGTTGGGCTGGGGATCGCTACGGCGGTATTGCCATTCCGCGCATCGGCATGGAAGTGCTTATCACCTTTCTCGAGGGTGACCCCGATCAGCCGCTGATCAGCGGCTGCCTGTACCACAAGGAAAACCAGGTTCCGTACCCGCTGCCGGCGAACAAGACCCGTACCGTATTCAAGACGCTCAGTTCCCCAGGCGGTGGCGGCTTCAATGAGCTGCGCATCGAAGACAAGAAGGGCGCCGAGCAGATCTTCATTCATGCCCAGAAAGACTGGGATGAAAACATCGAGCACGACCAGAAGATCCGCGTCGGCAACGAACGCCACGACACTGTGGAGAAGAACACCTACACCGAACTGAAGGCCGAGGAACACCGCACCACCCACGCCGACCGCAAGGTCGAGGTGCGTACTGATGACCACCTGACCGTCGCCCAGAACCAGCATGTGAAGCTGGGCACTGCGCAACTGACTCAGGCTGGCAGAGAGATCCACCTCAAGGCCGGCGAAAAGATCGTGATCGAGGCGGGCATGGAGCTCACCGTCAAGGCAGGCGGCAGCTTCATCAAGCTGGATCCGAGCGGCATCACCATGGTTGGCCCGACGGTCAGGGTGAATGCCGGAGGCTCGCCAGGCAGCGGTTCGGGTATCGGTATCAAGCCACCTGTATTGCCGGGGGCAGCGGATAAAGACAAGGCTGGCGGAGTGCCGGACGAGGTTGCCAGCAACTGTGTGGAAAAACCGCAGCCGGCGGTTTGTGAAGAGTGTTTGCGTCGCGCGCAAAGCAAAGCCCAAGTGCTAGTCGCACGTTGAGATTCAAGGAACGATGATGAAATCCCCAACCCACAGTTGGCTCACTCTGCTTGGCGAGCAGGCAGCAGAGGCTGGCCTGCAGCATGTCGATCTATTGGTCGATGCCAGCAACCTCCAATACCCGTTGCTTTCGCGCCTCGATGAAATCGAGCAGCCGCCGGAGAGGGCCATGCTTCTACAGGGCACTCCGGAAGAAGCCATCGCCGCGGATGGACCGATCCTGTTGCGCATAAGAGCCGAGCAGCTCAAACAGCGGTCCTGGCTCGACGAATTGCTCGCCAGCAAAAATGCCCATCAGCATCTTCTGGCGCTGCTCAGCCCGTGGCCGTTTGCCCAGCTTGCCAGTCACCTGAGCCACTGCACCCAGGCCGAATGGAACGACGGCCGAGGCAGTGGACTGCTGCGTTTCTATGACCCACGCATGCTGGTTCCCACCAGTGAAGCGCTGGATCCTCATCAGGCATGGTTTCACGCGCCGATCATTACCTGGCACTGGCAGGACCGTGATCGTATGCCTCGCAGCTTGGCGGGTAACCTCATGCGCCCGACCGAGGTGCCATCGCCACTTCCCACGTTGCGGCTGACAAGAGCCCAGGCGTCCGGCTTGCTCGCCTGGAGCGCTGCAGAAAACTATCGCCGTAGCTGGGGCGTGCAGCCGCAGGACTACGGCCTGGCGCTGCAGGAACTGTTGATGCGCCACCTGATGCACGGGCAGTTGGCGGCGAACCGAGAGGGCGTGTATGACCTCGACCAGCGCGACACCTTCATACGCGACTGGCTGGCCGAAAACTCGCCAATCGCGCCGCCTGTCCAAGAGGCCGAGGTGTGGGCGTGAGTCGCGGAGTTTTAGTGGCGGGCGCGGTATTGGTGGCGTTACTGCTAACCGGCTGTGTGTCCAAGGAGAGCGAGATGCTCGGGGCACCTGTCGAGGGCTATAACCACACCTCCGCTGCCATCAACCGATTTACCGTCAATGGTGCAGGCGGGCCTAATTTGGGGCCTTATAGCGGTGGCGGTGGACAGGTATGTTGTGGCTCGGTGCCGCGTTACTGGCGACCTGGATTGAGGGCCATTGTGGAGTGGGAGAAAGATCCTAATCCTCGGCCAGCTATCCCCCTAAAGCGCAATAAATATGGCTCTCTCGATCCGGATGATTACAAAAAACATGCGGCCAATTACACCAGTCATCGGATGGTAGTGGATATCCCTCAGTACCAAGAAGCTGGAACATTGAAGGTGCATTTTCTTCCCTGTGATCAAGTAAGAGTTTCGGCGGATAATGTTTTCTACGATACGCCCAGTTATCGCTATAACTTTCCACGCAAGATGGAGGATAAGGAATGTCCCAGAACCTGAAGTCACCGGCTGCGCGTAACTTGATACGCCGCTATCCATTTGCCTCTTTGCCGTTGGTGTTATTGCTGGTCAGTGGTTGTATGGCTAGGGAGTCCGAGATGCTCGGTGCACCTGTTGAGGGCTATAACCATACATCCGCGGCCATCAACAGATTCACCGTTAATGGCGCCGGTGGCCCAAATATCGGTCCGTATCAGGGAGGGGGGAAACAAGTTTGCTGTGGTTCGCTGCCACGTCATTGGCGGCCAGGGCTAAGAGCCGTTGTGGAGTGGGAGAAGGATCCTAACCCATTCCCAGCGGTGCCACTTAAACGCAATAAATACGGCTCTCTAGACCCCGATGATTATAAAAGGCATGCGGCCAACTACACTCATCACCGTGCAGTTGTAGAAATACATGAGTACGACAAACCTAGTCCCCTCATCGTGCACTTTCTTCCTTGCGACACCGTGCGCGTCGCCGCCACTCCTATAGTTCCAGGCCATCCTGGTTACCCCTACAATTTCCCACCCAAGATGGAGGATACGGAATGTCCAAAAGCCTGAAGTCACCGGCTGCGCGTAGCTTGATACGCCGCTATTCATCTGCTGTTTTGCCGCTGGCGTTATTGCTGGTCAGTGGTTGTATGGCCAGAGAGTCCGAGATGCTTGGTGCGCCTGTTGAGGGTTATAACCATACTTCTGCGGCTATTAATCGATTTACCGTCAATGGTGCCGGCGGTCCAAATATTGGTCCGTACCAAGGGGGGGGGAAGCAAGTTTGCTGTAGTTCGGTACCGCGCTATTGGCGACCAGGGTTAAGGGCAATCGTCGAGTGGGAGAAAGACCCTTCACCTTACGGGTATGCAAATTGGTCTGAGCGTTTGTATTCTGATGCATGGAATAAACGCATGGATGAGCACCGTAGTCATTATACTCGTCACCGAATGGTCGTCGAAATTCCTCAGTACCAAGAAGCCGGTACATTAAAGGTTCATTTTTTGCCTTGCGATCAGGTCAAGGTCTCCGCAGACAATATTTTTTACGATACACCAGGTTACCCCTATAACTTTCCACGCAAGATGGAGGATAAGGAATGTCCCAAAGCCTGAAGTCACCGGCTGCGCGTAACTTTATACGCCTCTACCCATTTGCTGTTTTGCCGCTGGTGTTATTGCTGGTAAGTGGTTGTATGGCCAGAGAGTCTGAGATGCTCGGCGCACCTGTTGAGGGTTATAACCATACATCTGCGGCCATCAACCGATTTACCGTTAACGGCGCCGGAGGTCCTAATTTAGGCCCTTATAGCGGTGGCGGTGGACAGGTTTGTTGTGGCTCGGTGCCGCGTTACTGGCGGCCTGGATTGAAGGCTATTGTGGAGTGGGAGAAAGATCCAGCACCGAGGGACTATGTGAACTGGGCACCTCTTGGAACCGACGCTTACAGAGAATCTTATAAAAAACACGAAGCCAATTACTCCCATCACCGGATGGTAGTTCAAATCCCAGAGTATAAAGAGGCCGGTACGCTGAAAGTACATTTTCTGCCCTGCGATCAGGTCAGAGTCTCAGCCGACAATGTTTTCTACAATACGCCCAGTTATCGCTATAATTTTCCACCCAAGATGGAGGATACGGAATGTCCCAAACCTTGAAGCCAGCACCAGCTGGAGTGCTGATTGCACGACCATTCGAACGTACGGGCTTGCCAATCAACTCATGGGAAGTTCTTCTTAACATAAGGGCTCAGGAACGAGACGAGAAAAAAGCTTGGAGCCGATCGATTAATACCGCTGCAAAGCAAGGTGAAGCAGTACCTGAACCGTGCTCTAAAACTCTGCATATCAGTCTTTGTTTTGATGGCACCAATAACCATGAGCCATCGGACTCAATTGCTGACCCTAGATGCACGAGTAATGTGGCTCGCCTGCTTCATGCCAGTATCGAAAAAGTAGATAACGGTTTTTTCCGTTATTACAGCCCAGGAGTGGGCACCGTATTTGAGGAAATTAAAGAGTATGTACCTGACTCAAATGGTCTGATTGGAGCCCGTGGAGGTGAAGACCGAATCAATTGGGGGCTTACCCGATTAATTGCGGCGCTCAAAGAGACACTCAAAAGCGAAGGGCAAGAGCCGCTTTCTCTTGGTCAGACGCAGGCATTGGTCGAAGCCATGGGCACCAATTGGGCTGCTTCCGTGCTTAGCGGAGGGTTATTGGAGAATGGCGCACGCAAGCGAAAGGCTGCAATAAAGCCATACGAGGATCAACTCGCTGGCGTGCTGAAAGAGCGACAAAGTTCCGATAAGAAACCGGAGATTTTGGCTCTGCGCCTCTATGTTTATGGGTTTTCCCGTGGAGCCGCCCAGGCCCGCACTTTTGCCAACTGGCTGATGGAACTGACGCGCCAGCAGAACGGTGAAGCCAGCGAATACCGGTTCGCCGGGCTACCCATCTCCATCGAGTTCCTTGGATTGTTCGACACCGTAGCCGCCGTAGGCCTTGCCGACAGTGCCCCGTTCGCAGCAGGCCATATGGACTGGGCCAGCGGTACCATGCGTTTGCCAGACGAAGATCCTGAGCAAGCCTGTATGCCGACTGGTCTGCCTGAAGACTGTCGGTTCCTCAAACGCTGCGTGCATCTAGTTTCCGCCCATGAGCAACGCGCGAGCTTTCCACTGGACTCCATTCGCCGCCGGGAGAAAAACGCTAACGGGACGCGCGACAACACCCGAGCATCCGTTTATCGCAAGGACACTTGGGAGTATGTCTATCCCGGCATGCATTCCGATGTGGGCGGCGGTTATCCGCCTGGTGATCAGGGTAAGGCTCGTGGTGGTCAAGGTGAACTGTTGTCACAGATTACCCTGCACCATATGTACCGTTCGGCCTTCGCTGCTGGTGCTCCATTGCAGGTGCCGGCGGATACGGCTGATGTGGCAGATTTAGTCGAAGAATGGCGGAAGATGGATGGTCGGACTCGAAACGAGTTTGACTTCACTCCGCAACTTGTCACCCGCTTCAACGCTTGGCAAAAACAAGCCGTGGCAGGTTCACTTGAAGATGTAATCAAGCGAGAGCAGGCCCTGATCACGGCCTGGCGTATCGACCGCTATGCGGGCGGTATCGACAAGCAAGGCTTTTACAGCCGTGTGAAAGGGCAGGACATGAGCAAGGAGCAACAGGCCGCTCTGAAACGTCTGCATGCCCATAAACTGGCAGAAAACTCCGCAGCGGCTCAGGGCAAGGAGCTGCCTGTGCTCAGTGAACGACAACAGCAACAGCATGAGGCTGATCTCAAGCTGGTCGGGGGCACCGACGCTTATTCGCGCATCAACACAAACAAGACATTCGAGCCTGCGCTCGACGATCAGCAATTGCGCCGTGCCGCTGCCGAGTTCAAACGTGATTATGATCGTAGCTGGGGCGTTGACGAAGACACCTTTAGCATCGGTGGCGTAATCAACATGCTGTTGGGCGGCACCGTTTATCTTATCAACGAAGAAGACGAAGCCCAGGAGTATGCCGAGCTTTACAAGAATGGAACCGCGCGTAATCGCGAGCTGTTTGTGAGGCCGGGAGTTATTGCCAATGGGCAACAAGCACTGGTCGAGCTTTTCGACGAGCAGGTACACGATTCGCGTGCCTGGTTTATGAATTCTTCTGCTCTTGGAGAGCGCGAGCCTTTTACCGATTACTTCCGCATCCGCCTGGTTCACTTCGACAACGAATCGAACAAAAACCTATCGGTCTTGGCAACAGCCGGGCGCGTGGTTGGCGTGGGCATTGCGCTGGCCAGCGTTGGGCTGTCGGTCAAGAAGCGCAACCCGCGTTACCTACTTGGCCTTTTCCTGCCATCGCTGGCGACACCTGTGCTGACGGGCAGAGTTGGCCTGCCAGATTTCCCAGAGATCACCGCGTTCGATCCATTGACCGGTATCGCTTTGCCAATGATGGACGGCGTGCAGTCCCTGCGGGCGTTCACGCAAAATCCAGGCGATGTGGTGGCCAAGCTCAGCAGCATGCCGTTGCCGGTACCGCTCACCGAGCAAACCGCCATTACGCCGGATCTACAGACCATCTTCAACGCGGCCGAAGCAGCAAAGGCCGCCAAAGAAGCCAAGGACTCCGGTGATATGAGCGGTTTGTTGGGCCAGGCCATGGACCTGATGGGCAAGGATGATCCCAAGCCTGGGCTCCAGTCTCCGGGTTTTTTGGGCCAAGCCATGAACTTGATGGACAAGGACGGCGCCAAAACCGGGCTCCCACCTGCAGGTTTGGTGAGTCAGGCCGTGGACTTGGTGGGCAAGGGCGATGCCAAATACGGGCCTCAGCCTCCGGGTTTGCTGAATCAAGCCAAGGGCGAAGCCAAAGGGCTTATCGGCTAGCGGTGTAACCCGCACGTTGTCCAATAAATGAGTGATACGGATACCGGGGGTCGCCAGTTCAAGCACCCCTTGGACCTAGGCCCGGTATCAGGAAAGCCTGATGTTAACCGGTTGAGTCCCTTGACGATGCCGGTATAAAAACCAACGGCCCGGTTCGCGAAGGCGAGACCGGGCCGTTGGGCCATCAGGCGCCGACGTTACGCCGCGTCCTGATCCTTGGCCAGGGAAGCCATGTCGATCACGAAGCGGTACTTCACGTCGCTCTTGAGCATGCGTTCGTAGGCTTCGTTGATGTTCTGGATATCGATCATTTCGATGTCCGAGACGATGTTGTGCTCGGCGCAGAAGTCGAGCATTTCCTGGGTTTCGGCGATGCCGCCGATCAGCGAACCGGCCAGGCGGCGGCGCTTGAAGATCAGGCCGAAGACTTCCGGCGACGGGTGCGCCGAGTCCGGTACGCCGACCAGGGTCATGGTGGCGTCGCGCTTGAGCAGGCCGAGGAAGGCATCCAGGTTGTGCGGGGCGGCCACGGTGTTGAGGATGAAGTCGAAGCTGTTGGCGTGGGCCGCCATCTCGTCGGCGTTCTTCGACACCACCACTTCGGCAGCGCCCAGGCGCAGGGCGTCTTCACGCTTGTTCGGCGAGGTGGTGAACAGCACCACGTGAGCGCCCATGGCGGCGGCGATCTTCACGCCCATATGGCCGAGGCCACCGAGGCCGACGATACCCACCTTGTCGCCCGGCTTGACGTTCCACTGGCGCAGCGGCGAGTAGGTGGTGATGCCGGCGCAGAGCAGCGGCGCAACAGCGGCCAGGTTGTCGGTATGGCGGATGCGCAGGACGAACTTCTGGTCGACGACGATGGCGTCGGAGTAGCCGCCAAAGGTGTTTTCGCCACCGAAGAGCGGGCCGTTGTAGGTGCCGGTGAAGCCGTTCTCGCAGTATTGCTCCAGGCCTTCGGAACAGGACGAGCAGCTCCGGCAGCTGTCGACCATGCAGCCGACGCCGGCCAGGTCGCCGACCTTGAAGCCGGTCACGTCGCTACCGACGGCGGTGACCTTGCCGACGATCTCGTGGCCAGGCACCGAGGGGTACAGGGTGTTCTTCCACTCGTTGCGCGCGGTGTGCAGGTCGGAATGGCAGACGCCGCAGTAGAGGATGTCGATCTGCACGTCGTTGGCGCCGACGGCGCGGCGCTGGAAGCGGTAGGGCGCGAGAGGTTTGCTGGAGTCCTGGGCGGCATAGCCGAGAATGGTGGTCATGGGCAATTCCTGTCGGTTGTGAATCGGCGGCTTGTGGCCGCGGGGGGTGGATAAGCGTAGTGCAGCCCGGTGCCGGGTCGATTGCACAATCCTGTCGCTGTCTGTCCTGATCCTGTGGTTTTAGGAGGTACAGGCCGGTAGATGGTTCCCTGCCTGCATCTTGGCGGGTTCGAATCGACCTGCGCTCAGTTGCTGCGTGGGGGCCAGTAGTGGGTTTTATGGCAGGGTGATTGAACCGCAGCGCGTCGCGCCGGGCAGCGACCCTGGAGCGGAGTCGGATCGCCTAGCGACTGTTAAGGCGCGCGCGCAGCAGCGGGGTGAGCTCGTCGAACAGCGTCTGCACGGAGCGTAGCGCCAGGCAGTCGGGGCGGGTCAGCAGCCACAGGTCGGTGTCGCAAGCGACCAGTGCCTCGCTCAGGCGCTCCACGCCATTCAGGCTGCGGGCCATGAAGTCGGGCAGGGCGGCGATGCCCAGGCCGCCCTGCACCAGGGTGGCGACCGCCGACATGCTGCTGCAGCGGTAGCGCGGCACCAGGCTGGGGTGCACCTGGTGGCGCCAGGCCACGGTGATGTGGTCGGGCATGGAGTCGTCCGGGGCGATCCACGGTACTGCGGTCGGCGCCTGTAGAAAGGCGTCACGGTGTTCCGGGCGGCCGCAGATGTAATAGGCGGTGTGGCCGAGTTGACGGCCGACCAGGTGCTCGGGCGGTGCGTTGGACAGGCGCAGGGCGATGTCCGCGTCGCGGCGGCTGAGATTGGCGAAGGTGTTGGTGGTGGCCAGCTCCAGGGACAGCGCCGGGTAACGGGGCATCAGCTCGGCCAGGCTGGGCAGCAGCAGGTTCTGCAGTACCGCATCGGTGCAGGTCAGGCGCACCGTGCCGCTGATGACTTTTTCGCCGTGCTGCAGGGCGATCCGCGCGGCATCCAGGGCCTGCTCGGCGCGCTCGGCCTGCTCGGCCAGGGCCTGGGCGCTCTGGGTCGGCATGTAGCCGCGGCGGCTCTTCTCGAACAGGGCGATACCGAGATTGGCCTCCAGCTTGCGGATGGCCCGGAACACCGTCGACACATCCACCTGCAACTGCTCGGCGGCCCGTGCCAGAGAGCGTCCGCGCACCAGGGCGAGCACCAGGGCGAGGTCGACGTGGCTGATCTGATATTGCGTGGGTGCAATCATCAATTGCTCTGTTGCCAGTATCGGTTGCGTGTGCGCCCACTTATACTCAAGGCGTTGCCTAGAATCAAATCCGCTAGCGGATACCCAGAATAATGAGGCGCCAAGGCTCGTGATATGTCTTGCGCGGGCGCGCCGATGCGAAAGGATGTATTTCCCATGACTTCGGTTTCCCCACGTGTTGTTCAGCTCAACGAAGCGAACACCTTTCTCAAGGAACACCCTGAGGTTCAGTACGTCGACCTGCTTATCACCGACATGAACGGCATCGTGCGTGGCAAGCGCGTCGAGCGCGCCAGCCTGCACAAGGTCTATGAAAAAGGCATCAACCTGCCGGCCTCGCTGTTCGCCCTGGACATCAACGGCTCCACCGTGGAGAGCACCGGCCTGGGCCTGGACATCGGCGACGCCGACCGTATCTGCTACCCGATCCCCGACACCCTGTGCAAGGAGCCCTGGCAGAAGCGCCCCACCGCGCAGCTGTTGATGACCATGCACGAGCTGGACGGCACGCCGTTCTTCGCCGACCCCCGTGAAGTGCTGCGCCAGGTGGTGGAAAAGTTCGACGAGCTGGGCCTGACCATTTGCGCCGCCTTCGAGCTGGAGTTCTACCTGATCGACCAGGAAAACGTGAACGGGCGGCCGCAGCCACCGCGTTCGCCGATTTCCGGCAAGCGC harbors:
- the tssI gene encoding type VI secretion system tip protein TssI/VgrG, yielding MFNPSNETHFSLSVKEFAGDLQVLSFTGTEGVSQPYRFDLELVSENHDLDLESLLHKQAFLAFDPQGSGIHGQIYRVAQGDAGKRLSRYTVSIVPQLQYLQHRTNQRIYQQMSAPDIIAQVLEEHGIKANAYNFQLSQPCPERDYCVQYDESDLHFVQRLCEEEGIHYHFQHSADGHLLVFGDDQTVFPKLGQPTAYVQGSGLVADEPVIKGFKLRLETRTSRVTRRDYDFEKPRLQLEAAYKPSGESSEPDLEDYDYPGRYVERTRGKFLSQRALERHRADYQQAEGWGDQTRLVSGHFLELSEHPRSEWNDLWLLTEIFHEGKQPQVLEESISSDTTNNKDDFHQGYRNRFLATPWAVMYRPALLHPKPRVLGSQTAVVTGPAGEEIHCDQYGRVKVQFHWDREGQADDKTSCWMRVSSGWAGDRYGGIAIPRIGMEVLITFLEGDPDQPLISGCLYHKENQVPYPLPANKTRTVFKTLSSPGGGGFNELRIEDKKGAEQIFIHAQKDWDENIEHDQKIRVGNERHDTVEKNTYTELKAEEHRTTHADRKVEVRTDDHLTVAQNQHVKLGTAQLTQAGREIHLKAGEKIVIEAGMELTVKAGGSFIKLDPSGITMVGPTVRVNAGGSPGSGSGIGIKPPVLPGAADKDKAGGVPDEVASNCVEKPQPAVCEECLRRAQSKAQVLVAR
- a CDS encoding DUF4123 domain-containing protein — its product is MKSPTHSWLTLLGEQAAEAGLQHVDLLVDASNLQYPLLSRLDEIEQPPERAMLLQGTPEEAIAADGPILLRIRAEQLKQRSWLDELLASKNAHQHLLALLSPWPFAQLASHLSHCTQAEWNDGRGSGLLRFYDPRMLVPTSEALDPHQAWFHAPIITWHWQDRDRMPRSLAGNLMRPTEVPSPLPTLRLTRAQASGLLAWSAAENYRRSWGVQPQDYGLALQELLMRHLMHGQLAANREGVYDLDQRDTFIRDWLAENSPIAPPVQEAEVWA
- a CDS encoding DUF3304 domain-containing protein, whose amino-acid sequence is MLGAPVEGYNHTSAAINRFTVNGAGGPNLGPYSGGGGQVCCGSVPRYWRPGLRAIVEWEKDPNPRPAIPLKRNKYGSLDPDDYKKHAANYTSHRMVVDIPQYQEAGTLKVHFLPCDQVRVSADNVFYDTPSYRYNFPRKMEDKECPRT
- a CDS encoding DUF3304 domain-containing protein, yielding MARESEMLGAPVEGYNHTSAAINRFTVNGAGGPNIGPYQGGGKQVCCGSLPRHWRPGLRAVVEWEKDPNPFPAVPLKRNKYGSLDPDDYKRHAANYTHHRAVVEIHEYDKPSPLIVHFLPCDTVRVAATPIVPGHPGYPYNFPPKMEDTECPKA
- a CDS encoding DUF3304 domain-containing protein is translated as MSKSLKSPAARSLIRRYSSAVLPLALLLVSGCMARESEMLGAPVEGYNHTSAAINRFTVNGAGGPNIGPYQGGGKQVCCSSVPRYWRPGLRAIVEWEKDPSPYGYANWSERLYSDAWNKRMDEHRSHYTRHRMVVEIPQYQEAGTLKVHFLPCDQVKVSADNIFYDTPGYPYNFPRKMEDKECPKA
- a CDS encoding DUF3304 domain-containing protein, whose protein sequence is MSQSLKSPAARNFIRLYPFAVLPLVLLLVSGCMARESEMLGAPVEGYNHTSAAINRFTVNGAGGPNLGPYSGGGGQVCCGSVPRYWRPGLKAIVEWEKDPAPRDYVNWAPLGTDAYRESYKKHEANYSHHRMVVQIPEYKEAGTLKVHFLPCDQVRVSADNVFYNTPSYRYNFPPKMEDTECPKP
- a CDS encoding T6SS phospholipase effector Tle1-like catalytic domain-containing protein, which codes for MSQTLKPAPAGVLIARPFERTGLPINSWEVLLNIRAQERDEKKAWSRSINTAAKQGEAVPEPCSKTLHISLCFDGTNNHEPSDSIADPRCTSNVARLLHASIEKVDNGFFRYYSPGVGTVFEEIKEYVPDSNGLIGARGGEDRINWGLTRLIAALKETLKSEGQEPLSLGQTQALVEAMGTNWAASVLSGGLLENGARKRKAAIKPYEDQLAGVLKERQSSDKKPEILALRLYVYGFSRGAAQARTFANWLMELTRQQNGEASEYRFAGLPISIEFLGLFDTVAAVGLADSAPFAAGHMDWASGTMRLPDEDPEQACMPTGLPEDCRFLKRCVHLVSAHEQRASFPLDSIRRREKNANGTRDNTRASVYRKDTWEYVYPGMHSDVGGGYPPGDQGKARGGQGELLSQITLHHMYRSAFAAGAPLQVPADTADVADLVEEWRKMDGRTRNEFDFTPQLVTRFNAWQKQAVAGSLEDVIKREQALITAWRIDRYAGGIDKQGFYSRVKGQDMSKEQQAALKRLHAHKLAENSAAAQGKELPVLSERQQQQHEADLKLVGGTDAYSRINTNKTFEPALDDQQLRRAAAEFKRDYDRSWGVDEDTFSIGGVINMLLGGTVYLINEEDEAQEYAELYKNGTARNRELFVRPGVIANGQQALVELFDEQVHDSRAWFMNSSALGEREPFTDYFRIRLVHFDNESNKNLSVLATAGRVVGVGIALASVGLSVKKRNPRYLLGLFLPSLATPVLTGRVGLPDFPEITAFDPLTGIALPMMDGVQSLRAFTQNPGDVVAKLSSMPLPVPLTEQTAITPDLQTIFNAAEAAKAAKEAKDSGDMSGLLGQAMDLMGKDDPKPGLQSPGFLGQAMNLMDKDGAKTGLPPAGLVSQAVDLVGKGDAKYGPQPPGLLNQAKGEAKGLIG
- a CDS encoding NAD(P)-dependent alcohol dehydrogenase, translated to MTTILGYAAQDSSKPLAPYRFQRRAVGANDVQIDILYCGVCHSDLHTARNEWKNTLYPSVPGHEIVGKVTAVGSDVTGFKVGDLAGVGCMVDSCRSCSSCSEGLEQYCENGFTGTYNGPLFGGENTFGGYSDAIVVDQKFVLRIRHTDNLAAVAPLLCAGITTYSPLRQWNVKPGDKVGIVGLGGLGHMGVKIAAAMGAHVVLFTTSPNKREDALRLGAAEVVVSKNADEMAAHANSFDFILNTVAAPHNLDAFLGLLKRDATMTLVGVPDSAHPSPEVFGLIFKRRRLAGSLIGGIAETQEMLDFCAEHNIVSDIEMIDIQNINEAYERMLKSDVKYRFVIDMASLAKDQDAA
- a CDS encoding LysR family transcriptional regulator — translated: MIAPTQYQISHVDLALVLALVRGRSLARAAEQLQVDVSTVFRAIRKLEANLGIALFEKSRRGYMPTQSAQALAEQAERAEQALDAARIALQHGEKVISGTVRLTCTDAVLQNLLLPSLAELMPRYPALSLELATTNTFANLSRRDADIALRLSNAPPEHLVGRQLGHTAYYICGRPEHRDAFLQAPTAVPWIAPDDSMPDHITVAWRHQVHPSLVPRYRCSSMSAVATLVQGGLGIAALPDFMARSLNGVERLSEALVACDTDLWLLTRPDCLALRSVQTLFDELTPLLRARLNSR